A region from the Janthinobacterium agaricidamnosum genome encodes:
- the aceF gene encoding dihydrolipoyllysine-residue acetyltransferase, whose protein sequence is MSIVEVKVPDIGDFKEVEIIELMVKPGDTVKVDQSLITVESDKASMEIPSSHAGVVKELKVNVGDKIAEGSLVLLLEVADDASAPAPAAAAAPAPAAEAAPAAAPAAAPAPAAPAGAPALVDVTVPDIGDFKEVEVIELMVKVGDTIKVDQSLLTVESDKASMEIPSSHAGVVKELKVKVGDKVAKGSLVLVVETTGGAAAPAAAPAAAPAPAAQAAAAPAAAVASAPVAAAPAAPAAAPAVNGKLAHASPSIRKFARELGVDLARVGGSGPKGRITQEDVQNFVKGVMSGAVAAPNAPVAKAGSGVGLDLLPWPSLDFSKFGTTELLPLSRIKKISGPNLHRNWVMIPHVTQFDEADVTDLEAFRVDTNAANAKNKDAAKLTMLAFVIKASVAALKKFPAFNASLDAKGENLILKQYYNIGFAADTPNGLVVPVIKGADQKSVSQIAREMTELSLQAREGKLKPADMQGASFTISSLGGIGGTHFTPIVNAPEVAILGLSKASIKPVWDGKAFQPRLMMGTSLSYDHRVVDGAMGARFSVYLGEVLADMRKILL, encoded by the coding sequence ATGAGCATTGTGGAAGTCAAAGTCCCGGATATCGGCGATTTCAAGGAAGTCGAGATCATTGAACTGATGGTCAAGCCAGGCGACACGGTCAAGGTCGACCAGTCCCTCATCACCGTCGAATCGGACAAGGCCAGCATGGAAATCCCATCGAGCCACGCCGGTGTCGTCAAGGAATTGAAAGTCAACGTGGGCGACAAGATCGCCGAAGGTTCGCTGGTCCTGCTGCTGGAAGTGGCGGACGACGCCTCGGCGCCGGCGCCAGCCGCCGCTGCCGCCCCGGCACCTGCCGCTGAAGCCGCCCCCGCCGCCGCTCCTGCGGCCGCGCCAGCGCCTGCCGCCCCAGCCGGCGCGCCGGCCCTGGTCGACGTGACCGTGCCCGATATCGGCGACTTCAAGGAAGTCGAAGTCATCGAACTGATGGTCAAGGTCGGCGACACGATCAAGGTCGACCAGTCGCTGCTGACGGTCGAATCGGACAAGGCCAGCATGGAAATCCCATCGAGCCACGCCGGTGTCGTCAAGGAATTGAAGGTCAAGGTCGGCGACAAGGTCGCCAAGGGTAGCTTGGTGCTGGTCGTGGAAACGACGGGTGGCGCTGCCGCCCCGGCCGCAGCCCCTGCCGCCGCGCCTGCACCGGCCGCGCAAGCTGCCGCGGCGCCAGCCGCCGCCGTCGCTTCGGCACCGGTCGCCGCTGCTCCTGCCGCTCCAGCCGCCGCGCCTGCCGTGAACGGCAAGCTGGCGCACGCGTCGCCATCGATCCGCAAGTTCGCGCGCGAACTGGGCGTGGACCTGGCCCGCGTGGGCGGTTCCGGTCCGAAGGGCCGCATCACCCAGGAAGACGTGCAGAACTTCGTCAAGGGCGTGATGTCGGGCGCGGTCGCCGCGCCAAATGCGCCGGTCGCCAAGGCCGGTTCCGGCGTGGGCCTGGATCTGCTGCCATGGCCGTCGCTGGATTTCAGCAAGTTCGGCACGACCGAATTGCTGCCGCTGTCGCGCATCAAGAAAATCTCGGGTCCGAACCTGCACCGCAACTGGGTCATGATCCCGCACGTCACGCAGTTCGACGAAGCGGACGTGACGGATCTGGAAGCGTTCCGCGTCGACACCAACGCGGCCAATGCGAAGAACAAGGATGCGGCCAAGCTGACCATGCTGGCATTCGTCATCAAGGCCTCCGTCGCCGCGCTGAAGAAATTCCCCGCGTTTAACGCCTCGCTCGACGCCAAGGGCGAAAACCTGATCCTCAAGCAGTACTACAACATCGGCTTCGCGGCCGACACGCCGAACGGCCTGGTGGTACCTGTGATCAAGGGCGCGGACCAGAAGTCGGTCTCGCAGATCGCCCGCGAAATGACGGAACTGTCGCTGCAGGCGCGCGAAGGCAAGCTGAAACCGGCCGACATGCAGGGCGCCAGCTTCACGATTTCGTCCCTGGGCGGCATCGGCGGCACGCACTTCACGCCTATCGTCAATGCGCCGGAAGTGGCGATTCTGGGTCTGTCGAAAGCCTCGATCAAGCCGGTATGGGATGGCAAGGCCTTCCAGCCGCGTTTGATGATGGGCACCTCGCTGTCCTACGACCACCGCGTGGTCGATGGCGCGATGGGCGCGCGATTCTCCGTGTACCTCGGCGAAGTCCTGGCCGACATGCGCAAAATTCTGCTGTAA
- the lpdA gene encoding dihydrolipoyl dehydrogenase: MSTVEVKVPNIGDFKEVEVIELMVKVGDTIKVDQSLITVESDKASMEIPSTHAGVVKEVKVKVGDKIAEGSALLVVEASEGVAAAAPAAAPAPAAAAPAAAAAPAAAPVAAAIPAGNYSGQVDIDVDMMVLGGGPGGYSAAFRAADLGMSTVIVERYATLGGVCLNVGCIPSKALLHVASVIDETAHMSNTGVTFAKPTIDIDQVRKYKEGVISNMTGGLAGMAKARKTQVVTGVGQFLSANHIEVTAGDGSKKVVQFKQAIIAAGSSVVKLPFVPEDPRIVDSTGALELRQIPKRMLVIGGGIIGLEMATVYSTFGARIDVVEMMDGLMQGADRDAVKVWQKFNEKRFDNIMTKTKTVAVEALPEGIKVTFEAAEAGATAPAPQVYDLVLVAVGRSPNGKKVAADKAGVNVTDRGFIEVDSQMRTNVPNIFAIGDLVGQPMLAHKAVHEAHVAAEAASGQKSHFDVKVIPSVAYTDPEVAWAGITEDEAKAKGIKVEKGHFPWAASGRAVANGRAEGFTKLLFDAETHRIIGGTIVGTHAGDMIGEIALAIEMGCDGTDIGKTIHPHPTLGESIGMAAEVYEGVCTDLPPPRKR, encoded by the coding sequence ATGAGCACAGTAGAGGTAAAAGTACCGAATATCGGCGACTTCAAGGAAGTCGAAGTCATCGAACTGATGGTCAAGGTGGGCGACACCATCAAGGTGGACCAGTCCCTGATCACGGTCGAATCGGACAAGGCCAGCATGGAGATTCCGTCGACCCACGCGGGCGTCGTCAAGGAAGTCAAGGTCAAGGTCGGCGACAAGATCGCCGAAGGCAGCGCGCTGCTGGTGGTGGAAGCGTCGGAAGGCGTGGCCGCTGCCGCGCCAGCTGCCGCTCCTGCACCGGCGGCAGCCGCTCCGGCAGCCGCTGCGGCCCCTGCGGCGGCACCAGTTGCCGCCGCCATCCCGGCCGGCAATTACAGCGGCCAGGTCGACATCGACGTCGACATGATGGTGCTTGGCGGCGGTCCTGGCGGCTATTCGGCGGCGTTCCGCGCGGCCGACCTGGGCATGTCGACGGTCATCGTCGAGCGCTACGCCACCCTGGGCGGCGTGTGCCTGAACGTGGGCTGCATCCCGTCCAAGGCGCTGCTGCACGTGGCATCCGTCATCGACGAAACGGCGCACATGTCCAATACGGGCGTGACGTTCGCCAAGCCGACGATCGACATCGACCAGGTACGCAAGTACAAGGAAGGCGTGATCTCGAACATGACGGGCGGCCTGGCCGGCATGGCCAAGGCGCGCAAGACGCAGGTCGTCACCGGCGTGGGCCAGTTCCTCTCCGCGAACCACATCGAAGTGACGGCAGGCGACGGTTCTAAAAAGGTCGTGCAGTTCAAGCAGGCCATCATCGCCGCCGGTTCGTCCGTGGTGAAGCTGCCGTTCGTGCCGGAAGACCCGCGCATCGTCGATTCGACGGGCGCGCTGGAATTGCGCCAGATCCCGAAACGCATGCTGGTCATCGGCGGCGGCATCATCGGCCTGGAAATGGCGACTGTCTACTCGACCTTCGGCGCGCGCATCGACGTGGTCGAAATGATGGATGGCCTGATGCAGGGCGCGGACCGCGACGCCGTCAAGGTATGGCAGAAGTTCAACGAGAAGCGCTTCGACAACATCATGACCAAGACCAAGACGGTCGCCGTCGAGGCGTTGCCGGAAGGCATCAAGGTCACGTTCGAAGCGGCTGAAGCGGGTGCCACGGCACCGGCACCGCAAGTCTACGACCTGGTGCTCGTCGCCGTGGGCCGCAGCCCGAACGGCAAGAAGGTCGCTGCCGACAAGGCCGGCGTGAACGTCACCGACCGCGGCTTCATCGAAGTCGACAGCCAGATGCGCACCAACGTGCCGAACATCTTCGCCATCGGTGACCTGGTCGGCCAGCCGATGCTGGCGCACAAGGCCGTGCATGAAGCCCACGTGGCCGCCGAAGCGGCTTCCGGCCAGAAGTCGCACTTCGACGTCAAGGTGATCCCGTCGGTCGCCTACACGGATCCGGAAGTGGCATGGGCCGGCATCACGGAAGACGAAGCGAAAGCCAAGGGCATCAAGGTCGAGAAGGGCCACTTCCCATGGGCCGCTTCCGGCCGCGCCGTGGCCAACGGCCGCGCCGAAGGCTTCACCAAGCTGCTGTTCGACGCGGAAACGCACCGCATCATCGGCGGCACCATCGTCGGCACGCATGCGGGCGACATGATCGGCGAAATCGCGCTGGCCATCGAAATGGGCTGCGACGGCACCGACATCGGCAAGACCATCCACCCGCACCCGACCCTGGGCGAATCGATTGGTATGGCAGCCGAAGTGTACGAAGGCGTGTGCACGGACTTGCCGCCGCCGCGCAAGCGCTGA